The Halioglobus maricola genome segment GCGGAGTACTTGCTGATGGCGGCAATGCTCGCCGAGATCAAGTCACGGATGTTGCTGCCGCGCTCTACCGATATTGACGAGGACGAGGAAGATCCGCGCGCCCAGTTGATCCGGCGCCTGCAGGAATACGAGCGTTTCAAAAAGGCTGCCGAAGACATCGAGGAAATGCCCCGCATGGAGCGGGACACCTGGGTGGGTAGTGCCAACCCTCCGGACATTAATCGTGTGCGGCCTGACCCTGACGTCGACATGCGCGAGCTTCTGGTTGCGCTGTCTGAGGTGTTGCGCCGTGCTGATATGTATGAGAGCCACCACATCCAGCGAGAAGCCCTGTCTACCCGGGAACGGATGTCGGATGTGCTGGAACAACTGGCAGGGCAGCAGTTCGTGCCGTTTGTGTCACTGTTTTCGGCAGAAGAAGGACGTCTGGGCGTGGTGGTCACGTTCCTGGCGGTAATGGAATTGATCAAGGAATCACTCGTGGAAATTGTTCAGACCGACTCTTTCGGTCCTATCCACGTCAAGGCAAGGTCTGAATAACATGGCGGAAACAGG includes the following:
- a CDS encoding segregation and condensation protein A; translation: MSANEPESEVPVEAPEASAEAPESAVPTGPEFPQQGEMPFAVVMGQAVTELPKDLYIPPQALEVFLEAFEGPLDLLLYLIKRQNLDILEVDVSKITQQYMHYVDLMDAMQFELAAEYLLMAAMLAEIKSRMLLPRSTDIDEDEEDPRAQLIRRLQEYERFKKAAEDIEEMPRMERDTWVGSANPPDINRVRPDPDVDMRELLVALSEVLRRADMYESHHIQREALSTRERMSDVLEQLAGQQFVPFVSLFSAEEGRLGVVVTFLAVMELIKESLVEIVQTDSFGPIHVKARSE